In Lathyrus oleraceus cultivar Zhongwan6 chromosome 2, CAAS_Psat_ZW6_1.0, whole genome shotgun sequence, the DNA window CCAATAGTTTGATTCAGTTTTGTTCCCTTTTGTATTGGGTTAACACCCCTTGTGTTTTATTAATACAAGTATTTATTGAAAAAATATTGAGCAAACTTTTGTTATAGCTCGGTTAGGTTggatttgttttttttttacaaaacTGTACATGAACATTTCTAATTTACGTCGTCAACATTTTTATTTATCAATTATCTTTCTCAAAACATGAATCTTATGTCTCTTTAAATCGGAGAACATTGGTTAAACAATATTAATAATTCATGATTGTATTGAAATAATTGTTCATTTAATATTTCAAAGAAGAAAAAACAAGAAATAAAGTAAACTAAAGATTAAATATCTTTAGAATGATTACTGCTTCAAGTAACCCACACCCCgataataaaaaaaacaagaacTTTGTCAGAGTTAGAACTTTATTAACACACACATTCTATTCATGATCAGTTAAGAGATTCTATCGACATTAATCACAATTTCACATCGGGTTACATTCATCACATTCAAATACTAATACCAATTACATCAACAAAATATGGAATTTTGAAGTGAGACTAGAATTTCCATGAAGAAATGAACAATTTGAATGCgaaattttttttatttcttaaaGAAGGAATCTTTTGCAGCCatataaatttttatttttcatgaatGCACTAAACTCAAACACAAGAAAGAGCCATTGGTGGTTATATGGTTTAATTACAAAATAATCACATGTTTATTTTTCATAATAATAACATGGTTTAAGACGTTAATTGTACGATGATTGGACTCCTGACATTGTGGGTGCCATCTGACCAAACAAGTGACGAAGTGAACTCAGTTTGACTTGATCCTACACTTCCAACAACTGTGACGACAAATGATTGTTTCTCATTTAATGATTTGAATGAGAGGAGATTTGGCGCCACGATAATCTTGACATTTGGAATTGGAGTGACAATAGCCTTATAGGTTGCAGTAGGAGAGCCAACATTGGTAACAGTTCTAGGAAACTTGATATTGAATTGTTTTTTCGGTACAACAGGAATCACTAGTGCAGGATAATTTAGATCTTTTACTAATGATGGGTTAGAAGTTCCACGACATCTTGAGTTTTCGCCACTAATTTGTTTAATTTTTTCATCATTGTAACCATAATTGCAAAGCATTTGCACATAATCATCCTTTGTGATGTTATAAATAAGTCCCGGGTTAACTGCTAGTGGCGGATTGGCATTCCCTGATCCATAAGAAAACTCCCCGGCCAAATTATTATAAGTACCATTCACAGGTTTTGCTGTGGTCATGATAGCAGATTTGATAGCAGCGGGTGACCAATTTGGATGAAATGATTTCACATATGCAGCGATTCCGGCAATGTGAGGACACGACATGGAGGTTCCAGATTCTATATTATAACTAACCTTTCTGGTGTCATAAACACTAGAAGAAGGTGGGGATAGAGGTGAAAATGCAGCCAAGATATCCACTCCTGGGGCACTTATATCTGGTTTCATTATATCTGGAACCACTAGATTTGGACCACGAGAAGAGAAAGAAGCAACTCTAGGCGCAGTTGTGTCATGTAAGATCTCACTCTTCAAAATTTCACCTTCAGGGGATCTAGTGGAATTTATGTAAGATTGAGCAAGTTTAAAGTCTTTTGAGTTCAAGTTAGTTGAAGGCATACTAGAGACAAAAGCCACGTCATTCAGAGACTCTTCAACATTTGATACTAAACCATATGCACCATTTTGAGAAGCTGGAGCTTCGAACCCCGATAATTCGCACAAAACAATCTTACCTTCGACCAATATTGTATCTAAGCCTTTAGAGCAAGTGGTCTTAGCTATTGGAATTTTTGTGCCATTTGAGGGGAAAGGATTAACTGAACTACCAAGGAAAGTTTTTCCATTTCCAAGAATGAGCTTACTAATGAATTTGCGATCTATGGTAGTTGCTGCAACACTAAATAACCAAGGTGCTACACTTGAAGTAGTACTCACGTCAGGACCAGAGTTTCCTGCAGAATGTGATGTGAGTATTCCCTTCTCCATGGCATGAAAAGAAGCAATGGCAATAGGATCTTTCAAAAAATCTAGTGCAACTTGACCCCCAACAGAGAGTGAAATGATGTCAACACCATCTGCAATGGCATCATCAAATGCACCTAATATACTAGCACTACTGCATGCACCATCTGAACCACATATTTTATACATAGCAATCCTTGAAGATGGGACTCCACCTCTTGCGGTGCCTTTTGCAAGATCAAAAAAGCTCACACCTTGCACCTCTCTTCCACCTGCAGTTGATGATGTGTGAGTTCCATGACCAGCCTCATCTCTTGCACTATCTGTGTTACCATAAAATCGTGCTCCAATGAGTTTGTTGTTGCAAGTGAAGTTAGCACCACCTTTACAAACTCCCTTCCACTTTTTGGGAATGGGACCAAGACCTGATCAATCATAAAACTCAACGGCTTTAATAAATAAATACACTCAAATATATAAATATTGTTACTCCTCTTATCATTTATTATTTCTTCCTACCATATAAACAATAATTTTGCTCAATGTTCTAAGTTACAAAAAcaatttataaatatgaaaatgTAAAGTTGGCTTAATAATTGAAACTGAGCAATGTTCTGGAATCTGGAAGAGTGATAAGGAAGTTAATGGTTAATCTTCATTCAATAGATATATACCACTTATAATTGCTAACATCTAAAAAAAATATACATTGATAAACAAATTTGCATACAATAGGAACtaattaaatataataattaacatataaAGATAATTATACTAATATGTTTTAATTTGACTGATAAAATATATACCTTTGTCATTGAAACTTTGAGACTCTGGCCATATTCCGCTATCTATGACTCCAACTATCAAATCACTCTCAATAATCGGATCTCTTTTGATTGTTTGAGGTAATCCAATAAAATTCCAGGATCTCGTCGTTTGTATGTGAAAGTTTTGATTTGGAAAAACTGAGACAACACCTTTCATGCTAACAATTTTTTCTCTTTGTTGATCATTGAGTATCGCAACAAAACCATTGAAACTTCTCTTATAACTTCTAATTAAGAAATTTTGTATGTTGCCACCATCAAAGACTTGTTGCAACATGTTCAAATGATGAGAGGTTGGAGAATATGATTTTTCTTTAGGAAGTGAGCCCATGTATACAATGTATTCATTACCATTTTGAGTGGCATCACAAACCAAAAAAATTATAGACACACAGAAAAAGAATAGAAAAATATTATGCTTAGACATTGTTTGTAATTTTGAAATGATGAATTGTTAGCTCTAACCCAAATTATTATATACACGTAGAAAAAAGacaaaattatattttataatagTAATTTATGTAAAATCTTATCTTTAATATAAAATTACCAATTAAAGAGGTCAAATCTGTTTTATAATATAAATAAAATTCTGTTTAATTTGGTTAAAAAGAAAATTTTAATAAGTATTTTTGATTTCATGAGATAATACTAAAACTAAATATTATAAAATAGTTATAATAGCTATTTATGCTATCCTAATTTTTATTGACAGTTGTATCCTAAATCTGTTAAATATGATTtaataaataaacaaatatttaaaatctaggaaaataaataaatacttACGTATATTGGGAGGTATATTTAGTAAAATCTATATTTTTTTTAGACATATAGTTGTTAaactctttatatatttttgaaaaatattaaaaaataatttattgCCTAATATATAACAATTTTGAGTTAAAGAAATATTTGTgattattaattatttaaaacCACAAATATAAAATCCACTCCCAAATCGTATAATTATGTAACAAGATCCAAAATATATATATCTAACTTCAAATTCAAAGATTTCAAATTCATTACATGCTATAGCTTTATGAACATAAAATGTTTTTAGAATCTTAAATATCTTACTTTTAATCCAAAGATTTTTTTTCTAATATTACACTACATTTTGAATTCTCACGTCACAAATTATTAAAATAGATATCTTTGAAAAATTATCGTGTCAATTAAATCAGATTTTCTTAGCTGTTAAAAAAAAAGCTTTGAATGTCTTTATTTCCGCCAAGTAAAGAAAATTTTAATTAAttgaaatttatttttaattatttttatatttaaatgACTTTTTATAAtcttttttcaatttttctttATCCGTAAATAAATAATGTGATTATATTAAcaaatttaaattatttttccATTTCGCTGTAACCTTTTGTTTTTGATCTATATATAAACATAATACAATCATATaaaataaatatgttattttttcatttaaaaaatatatagACAAGATAAAATGTATATTTGGcttttatattaattttttttttactCATTCTATCATAATCATAAGTTCTagattagaattcaattcaagAAGTACTATGATATAATCCAAGTTAGTTAGTTAGTTAAGCGGATTGAGATAGACATTGAGAGAGAATGAAAAGTAATTATATTGATTGATTGATTCTCAAGTAACTACCATAATAAACTAACTTGTTAACAAAGTAACTAACTAACTTAGATTATATCACAACACACCCCTTTATAATTCAAGTTGTAGAACACAAATTAATCATAATCGATTTGAACTATTCTTAATTTCTTTCTCAAAGTCAAGAATCTGTCGATCTTCAATCCTTTGGTGAAAATGTCGGTCAATTATGCTTCACTCAAGCAATATCCCACTTCAAGTTCACCTTGATTTACCTTCTCCCTTAGGAAGTGAAATTTAGCTTCAATGTACTTATCCTTTCATGCAGAACTGAATTATTTGCAAGATTGATGATTGACTTGTTCTCTATAATGTCccaattttatttaaattatttttcataatttaattatgttatagttgtggttgtgttgtgttGATGGATGTTTTGATGTACTCTTGgtttcttaatcatgaatgtaaatgaactatgtatgagttaagaaatactcttgatttcttagtCATGAGAATGtagatgaattaagaaatactcttgattccttaatcatgaatgtaaataTGTTGAGAAATGCTCTTGACTTCTTAGATGCtatgcaaatgaattaagaaatactcttgattccttaatcatgaatgtaaatgaattgagaaatgctcttgatttctcagatgatatgcaaatgaattaaggaatactcttgattccttaatcatgaatgtaaatgaattgagaaatactcttgatttctcagatgatatgaagatgagttaagaaatactcttgattccttaatcatgaatgtaaatgaattgagaaatactcttgatttctcagatgacatgCAGATGAGTTAAAAAATACTCCTGATTTCTTAATCATGAGtgtaaatgaaatatgtatgagttaagaaatactcttgatttcttaatcatgaatgtaaataaattgagaaatgctcttgatttctcagatgaaatgcaaatgaattaagaaataatcttgatttcttaatcatgaatgtaaatgaattgagaaatgctctcgatttctcagatgaaatgcaaatgaattaagaaataatcttgattccttaatcatgaatgtaaatgaattgagaaatgctcttgatttctcagatgacatgCAAATGATTGGGGATGAGAGAATCACGTTCAGTTGCTCTTGACTGACAAAAGACTCTGGGATGGATCTGTTATAAGGTAACATGCACGACTGGTCTTCAGACGTTCTTCGTTGAAGGCAGACACTCCTGGGGGAATAAACGATCATATTCAACTGCTTTTGGCTAAAGATGTCATATTCAGAAACTCTTGGCTGAAACTGATGCATTCAATGATTGTAAAACAAAATAGTGTTC includes these proteins:
- the LOC127121593 gene encoding subtilisin-like protease SBT4.9; this translates as MSKHNIFLFFFCVSIIFLVCDATQNGNEYIVYMGSLPKEKSYSPTSHHLNMLQQVFDGGNIQNFLIRSYKRSFNGFVAILNDQQREKIVSMKGVVSVFPNQNFHIQTTRSWNFIGLPQTIKRDPIIESDLIVGVIDSGIWPESQSFNDKGLGPIPKKWKGVCKGGANFTCNNKLIGARFYGNTDSARDEAGHGTHTSSTAGGREVQGVSFFDLAKGTARGGVPSSRIAMYKICGSDGACSSASILGAFDDAIADGVDIISLSVGGQVALDFLKDPIAIASFHAMEKGILTSHSAGNSGPDVSTTSSVAPWLFSVAATTIDRKFISKLILGNGKTFLGSSVNPFPSNGTKIPIAKTTCSKGLDTILVEGKIVLCELSGFEAPASQNGAYGLVSNVEESLNDVAFVSSMPSTNLNSKDFKLAQSYINSTRSPEGEILKSEILHDTTAPRVASFSSRGPNLVVPDIMKPDISAPGVDILAAFSPLSPPSSSVYDTRKVSYNIESGTSMSCPHIAGIAAYVKSFHPNWSPAAIKSAIMTTAKPVNGTYNNLAGEFSYGSGNANPPLAVNPGLIYNITKDDYVQMLCNYGYNDEKIKQISGENSRCRGTSNPSLVKDLNYPALVIPVVPKKQFNIKFPRTVTNVGSPTATYKAIVTPIPNVKIIVAPNLLSFKSLNEKQSFVVTVVGSVGSSQTEFTSSLVWSDGTHNVRSPIIVQLTS